The proteins below come from a single Thalassotalea ponticola genomic window:
- a CDS encoding amidohydrolase family protein translates to MKLPTCITTALLSAFLIFASAVSAPSEQSDNSFIISNVNIVDVEHRQILHNRRVYVKDGIIETIVSEQERDVKAPVDGIKHYDGDGGFLTPGLIDMHVHIYEPAAYLMTLSHGVTHVRVMNGVPKQLQWRDQIATGEMLGSTSTVSSPIISGDKDALLQHGVDTAEEAKYAVATYHKQGYDLIKAYGSLNQQTLSAIVQEAKARNMPVAKHGPHASGDMPLTELTGLQSFEHVEDIYQGPLNHQLNGDKLPAIAKQISTVKVPVTPTLNIFYQLTKLSNEKHHYLEQQPLKYTPSIIEFQAKRDQVKRWLTSSNQMAAHNLRTMEFLQQATKILNQHGVELLVGSDSGVLLSPHGIATHTEMQLMQESGLTSFDVLAAATVNAAKALKLDTQMGKVARSFNADFIFTKSNPIDDLTTLKHPAAVIKNGHWYSRQQLSAMRDKAIEERSLWQEFTTLLEAL, encoded by the coding sequence ATGAAATTACCAACCTGTATAACAACAGCTTTGCTGTCGGCCTTTTTGATATTCGCGAGCGCTGTATCGGCGCCATCTGAGCAAAGTGACAATAGCTTTATCATAAGCAATGTGAATATTGTTGATGTTGAGCATCGGCAGATACTGCACAATCGAAGGGTTTATGTAAAAGACGGTATCATTGAAACCATTGTTAGTGAACAAGAGCGCGATGTTAAAGCACCTGTTGACGGCATAAAACACTATGACGGTGATGGCGGCTTCCTTACCCCAGGACTGATCGATATGCACGTACATATCTATGAACCGGCGGCTTATTTGATGACCTTAAGCCATGGCGTGACTCATGTCAGGGTGATGAATGGTGTGCCAAAACAATTGCAATGGCGCGACCAAATAGCGACAGGAGAGATGCTCGGCAGTACTTCGACCGTGAGTAGTCCAATAATCTCTGGTGACAAGGACGCGCTTTTGCAGCACGGTGTAGACACCGCCGAGGAGGCTAAATACGCGGTGGCGACATACCACAAACAAGGCTATGACTTAATCAAGGCTTATGGCAGTCTCAATCAACAGACACTGAGTGCCATTGTCCAAGAGGCAAAGGCGCGTAATATGCCTGTGGCAAAACACGGTCCTCACGCATCGGGTGATATGCCGCTCACCGAACTAACCGGCTTGCAATCGTTCGAACATGTTGAAGATATTTATCAAGGACCTTTGAATCACCAGTTAAATGGGGATAAATTGCCCGCTATTGCCAAACAGATCAGCACAGTAAAGGTACCCGTTACGCCAACATTGAACATTTTTTACCAGCTGACAAAATTGAGTAATGAAAAACATCATTACCTTGAACAACAACCACTAAAGTACACACCGAGTATTATTGAGTTTCAAGCCAAAAGAGATCAGGTAAAACGTTGGTTAACCTCATCAAATCAGATGGCCGCACATAACTTGCGGACGATGGAGTTTTTACAACAGGCAACAAAGATTCTCAACCAACACGGGGTTGAGCTACTGGTGGGGTCGGACTCTGGTGTTTTGTTATCACCTCATGGTATTGCCACACATACCGAAATGCAACTGATGCAAGAGTCGGGTTTGACTAGCTTTGATGTATTAGCTGCGGCCACAGTAAATGCCGCGAAGGCGTTAAAACTAGATACGCAAATGGGCAAGGTAGCACGCTCATTTAACGCTGATTTTATCTTTACAAAAAGTAATCCAATTGACGATTTAACAACCCTTAAACATCCAGCAGCGGTGATCAAAAATGGCCACTGGTACTCTCGCCAGCAACTCAGTGCGATGCGTGATAAAGCTATTGAGGAGCGAAGCCTTTGGCAAGAGTTTACTACTTTGCTTGAGGCATTGTAG
- a CDS encoding arylsulfatase → MKQLLSIALFALVSTASTAADDKPNVLAIMVDDVAPISLSAYSHGLTYPTPNIDRIANEGALFTDHYAQPSCTAGRAAFLMGALPIRTGLTTVGQPGNPLGIKEEDPTLAEYLKDRGYMTAQYGKNHLGDLDEHLPTKHGFDEFYGNLYHLNVSEEPEQADYPTDPKFIKKFGPRGVIESYANGKIIDTGPLTRKRMETFDEEVLERSLNFMERAVKAGKPFFIWHATSRMHVYTHLKPESRHLATGISSEEDIFGSGLMEHDGHVGQLLDKLDELKIADNTIVIYTSDNGPESSSWPDAGTTKFRGEKMTTWEGAVRVPFLVRWPKQIPKGLKLNGISSHEDVFPTIAAALGEKDLRSKLAKSHKVYIDGENNLDYWTGKTDKSARNFFLYYYESQLTAVRFGPWKMHFATKPTGLYYDDMVTHSMPKLFNLRKDPMEHYDGVTGFHQVMRKSWIMQPIISGLTEHVKTFSKFPPRQEAASLNINEAIEKAKSLNHGH, encoded by the coding sequence ATGAAACAATTACTATCTATAGCGCTGTTTGCTCTGGTATCTACCGCCAGTACAGCCGCAGATGACAAGCCTAACGTATTAGCCATCATGGTAGACGATGTGGCACCGATATCGCTCAGTGCCTATTCACACGGGTTGACCTACCCCACTCCCAACATTGATCGCATCGCCAATGAAGGTGCCTTGTTTACCGATCATTATGCCCAACCTAGCTGTACGGCTGGGCGAGCGGCGTTTTTAATGGGCGCCCTTCCTATTCGAACCGGTTTAACCACGGTCGGCCAGCCTGGTAACCCTCTTGGTATTAAAGAAGAAGACCCCACGCTCGCCGAGTATTTAAAAGACCGCGGATACATGACCGCTCAATACGGTAAAAATCACTTAGGTGATTTAGACGAACATTTACCTACCAAACACGGTTTTGACGAGTTTTACGGCAATCTATATCACCTAAATGTGTCAGAAGAGCCTGAGCAAGCTGACTATCCAACAGATCCCAAATTTATCAAAAAGTTTGGACCTCGAGGTGTGATTGAATCGTACGCCAACGGCAAGATAATCGATACAGGCCCACTAACGCGCAAACGCATGGAAACGTTCGACGAAGAAGTTTTAGAGCGTTCGTTAAACTTTATGGAGCGCGCAGTAAAAGCCGGTAAACCGTTTTTTATTTGGCATGCAACAAGTCGCATGCACGTATATACCCATTTAAAACCAGAAAGCCGTCATTTAGCCACGGGGATTAGCTCTGAAGAAGATATATTTGGTAGTGGCTTAATGGAACACGACGGTCATGTAGGACAACTACTCGATAAACTGGATGAGTTAAAAATTGCCGACAACACCATTGTTATTTACACCAGTGACAACGGTCCTGAGAGTTCTAGCTGGCCTGATGCCGGCACCACCAAGTTTAGAGGTGAGAAGATGACAACTTGGGAAGGTGCTGTTCGCGTACCATTTTTGGTTCGCTGGCCCAAACAAATCCCTAAAGGGTTAAAACTCAATGGTATTTCATCGCACGAAGATGTTTTCCCTACTATTGCGGCGGCATTGGGAGAAAAAGATCTGCGCAGTAAGCTTGCTAAATCACACAAAGTGTATATCGACGGCGAAAATAATTTAGACTACTGGACGGGCAAAACCGATAAGTCAGCTCGAAATTTCTTCCTTTACTATTACGAGTCGCAATTAACCGCAGTGCGTTTTGGTCCGTGGAAAATGCACTTTGCAACCAAACCGACCGGGTTGTATTACGACGATATGGTTACCCACAGCATGCCCAAATTGTTTAACTTGCGCAAAGACCCCATGGAACACTACGACGGGGTGACCGGTTTCCATCAAGTGATGCGCAAAAGTTGGATCATGCAGCCGATTATTTCTGGCTTAACCGAGCACGTGAAAACATTTTCTAAATTCCCACCTCGTCAAGAGGCAGCGTCGTTGAACATTAACGAGGCAATAGAGAAAGCGAAGTCATTAAATCACGGCCATTAA
- a CDS encoding AraC family transcriptional regulator — translation MDSLSVVNLIQSGTITVSILGFLLLWRIEQFKGIALLLCLIALACLINIVEETGITRDWYLISPLFIMLFGPATYLAAKIAFNRHLTKRDYWHLLPVLLALPFTSYVHIIIAVGTAWRVIYAFITATMLVKYKLYIDEQRSDADEYSLNWLVWLLVITTLFNLVDLARLNLQPVLPYELNVFGQGVNNLVWLIASMVLIYKFSRFQGLPTPSERDAKQGNEESSNDTEYQSLFTELNQLIVDNQWYLTPRLTLAQISELTGIQTRDISRAINLHTKKSFNEYINQFRVNTVCEKLRVNGGASLTDIAFDAGFSSKASFNKVFKQLTGKTPSEYKLSLGS, via the coding sequence ATGGATTCACTTAGCGTCGTCAATTTAATTCAGTCGGGCACAATAACCGTGAGTATCTTAGGGTTCTTGTTATTGTGGCGAATAGAACAATTTAAGGGCATCGCTTTATTGTTATGCCTTATCGCACTGGCGTGTTTGATTAATATAGTAGAAGAAACGGGTATCACCCGAGATTGGTACTTGATAAGCCCGCTATTTATTATGCTGTTTGGTCCAGCAACGTATTTGGCGGCTAAGATCGCGTTTAATCGTCATTTAACCAAACGAGATTATTGGCACTTGCTACCAGTACTATTGGCATTGCCATTCACCTCTTATGTACACATTATTATTGCCGTAGGTACAGCCTGGCGGGTGATATACGCTTTTATTACCGCGACCATGTTAGTTAAATATAAATTGTACATAGATGAGCAGCGCTCAGACGCCGATGAGTATTCTCTTAATTGGCTGGTGTGGTTGCTTGTGATAACAACCTTATTTAATTTAGTTGACCTTGCCAGATTGAATTTACAACCTGTGTTGCCATATGAATTGAATGTGTTCGGGCAGGGCGTTAATAATCTCGTCTGGTTAATAGCTAGTATGGTGCTCATCTACAAATTTTCACGTTTTCAAGGTTTACCCACACCCAGTGAGCGAGACGCGAAACAGGGCAATGAGGAAAGCTCTAATGACACAGAGTATCAGTCATTATTTACAGAGTTAAACCAGCTTATCGTCGACAATCAATGGTATTTAACTCCGCGCTTGACGCTCGCGCAAATCAGCGAATTAACGGGCATACAAACTCGAGATATATCGCGCGCGATTAATTTGCACACCAAGAAATCGTTTAACGAGTACATCAATCAATTTCGAGTTAACACCGTATGTGAAAAACTGCGAGTTAACGGTGGCGCGTCATTAACGGATATTGCTTTCGATGCAGGGTTTAGCTCGAAAGCATCGTTTAATAAAGTGTTTAAACAGCTCACTGGAAAAACGCCATCGGAATACAAACTAAGCCTAGGATCGTGA